A genomic region of Streptomyces sp. NBC_00237 contains the following coding sequences:
- a CDS encoding GbsR/MarR family transcriptional regulator, protein MTDAGMQRMASRVFAALLASDTGSMTSTELSEQLRISPAAVSGAIRYLTQVSMVRREREPGTRRDRYLLHDQLWYEAFGRRDQILVRWEKALLEGAELLGPDSPAGRRIAESADFFAFVQKEIPLMMERWRAQRGNSSPSGGSPLPERSRGLGGG, encoded by the coding sequence ATGACCGACGCGGGCATGCAGCGCATGGCCTCCCGCGTGTTCGCCGCGCTGCTCGCCTCCGACACCGGCTCGATGACCTCCACCGAACTCTCCGAACAGCTCCGGATCAGCCCGGCGGCGGTGTCGGGCGCGATCCGCTACCTCACCCAGGTGAGCATGGTCCGCCGCGAACGCGAACCGGGCACCCGCCGCGACCGCTACCTCCTCCACGACCAGCTCTGGTACGAGGCGTTCGGCCGCCGCGACCAGATCCTGGTCCGCTGGGAGAAGGCCCTCCTGGAGGGCGCCGAACTCCTGGGCCCGGACAGCCCGGCGGGCCGCCGCATCGCCGAGTCGGCGGACTTCTTCGCGTTCGTCCAGAAGGAGATCCCCCTGATGATGGAACGGTGGCGGGCCCAGCGGGGCAATTCCAGCCCGTCGGGGGGGTCCCCCCTGCCCGAGCGAAGCCGAGGGCTTGGGGGCGGTTGA
- a CDS encoding ABC transporter ATP-binding protein yields MTNSISVVGLHKSFGRTHALDGLDLDVRSGEVHGFLGPNGSGKSTTIRVLLGLLRADSGAARLLGGDPWQDAVALHRRIAYVPGDVTLWRNLSGGEVIDLYGTLRGGLDPARRAELIGRFELDPTKKGRTYSKGNRQKVALVAAFAARDVDLLILDEPTSGLDPLMESVFQRCVEEARDAGQTVLLSSHILSEVETLCDRVSIIRQGRTVETGSLAELRHLTRTSITAELASAPNGITALPGVHDVDVQGNRVRLQVDTDKLDAVLGALTASGVRSLTSTPPTLEELFMRHYSDESAEGVLVR; encoded by the coding sequence ATGACGAACTCCATCAGCGTCGTCGGACTGCACAAGTCGTTCGGCCGCACGCACGCATTGGACGGACTGGACCTCGACGTCCGCTCCGGCGAGGTTCACGGCTTCCTCGGGCCGAACGGTTCGGGCAAGTCCACCACCATCCGCGTCCTGCTCGGCCTCCTGCGCGCCGACTCGGGTGCGGCCCGGCTGCTCGGCGGCGACCCCTGGCAGGACGCGGTCGCCCTGCACCGGCGGATCGCGTACGTCCCCGGCGACGTCACGCTGTGGCGGAACCTGTCGGGAGGAGAAGTCATCGATCTGTACGGCACGTTGAGGGGCGGTCTCGATCCGGCGCGGCGTGCGGAGCTGATCGGGCGCTTCGAGCTCGACCCGACGAAGAAGGGCCGTACGTACTCGAAGGGGAACCGGCAGAAGGTCGCTCTGGTCGCGGCGTTCGCGGCCCGGGACGTGGACCTGCTGATCCTGGACGAGCCGACCAGTGGGCTCGACCCGCTGATGGAGTCGGTCTTCCAGCGCTGCGTGGAGGAGGCGCGCGACGCCGGGCAGACCGTACTGCTCTCGTCGCACATCCTCAGCGAGGTCGAGACCCTCTGCGACCGGGTCAGCATCATCCGGCAGGGGCGCACCGTGGAGACCGGCTCGCTCGCCGAACTCCGCCACCTCACCCGCACCTCCATCACCGCCGAACTGGCCTCCGCGCCGAACGGCATCACCGCCCTCCCCGGCGTCCACGACGTCGACGTGCAGGGCAACCGGGTCCGCCTCCAGGTCGACACCGACAAGCTGGACGCCGTACTCGGCGCGCTCACCGCGTCCGGCGTGCGCTCGCTGACGAGTACGCCGCCGACGCTGGAGGAGCTGTTCATGCGCCACTACAGCGACGAGAGCGCGGAGGGGGTGCTCGTACGATGA
- a CDS encoding ABC transporter permease, with protein MNAVAALPAPSKGRQLAATSALLRLALRRDRVMMPVWVLVLGLTMSSGAGTIEGLYGSPAARAQVAGSMAGSGSLRALYGPVFDTSVGGLVAWRLGGFVALMAGAMSLIIVVRHTREEEETGRQEMLSSAVVGRRAPLAAALLAALIANAALALFTFGGLASATGDSAGALALGLAIGATGMFFAGLAAVTAQLSESARLAKGLAVAGLGAAFVLRAAGDVATPDASSPLNWISPLGWTENVRPYAEERWWVLSLLVAGAVALVRAAQVLAGRRDVGMSFLPARPGPAAGRLSSAYGLAVRLQRGSVAAWAAGFLVCGLLFGGMADGVTDLVGGNAQTAEIFQRMGGRQELSEAFLAAMVGMLGMVAALYVVGSVLRLHGEETSGRAEPVLAGAVGRLRWAAGHLVIAFGGAVIVLLAGGLGLALGYGKDFGPVLGASLVQVPAVWALGGVAVLLYGFAPSVAQAAWGLTGLCLAVGWIGPVVGAPDAVLRVSPFGHLPKVPGAGMEWGPVLVLMGVGVVLVGAGLVGLRRRDVGA; from the coding sequence ATGAACGCCGTCGCTGCGCTCCCCGCTCCCTCGAAGGGGCGTCAACTGGCCGCCACCTCCGCTCTGTTGAGGCTGGCGCTGCGCCGGGACCGGGTCATGATGCCGGTGTGGGTGCTGGTGCTCGGACTGACGATGAGCAGTGGCGCGGGCACGATCGAGGGGCTGTACGGCTCGCCCGCCGCGCGCGCTCAGGTCGCCGGGTCGATGGCCGGGAGCGGCTCGCTGCGGGCGCTGTACGGGCCGGTCTTCGACACCTCGGTCGGCGGGCTCGTCGCCTGGCGGCTGGGCGGGTTCGTGGCGCTGATGGCGGGCGCGATGAGCCTGATCATCGTCGTACGGCACACCAGGGAGGAAGAGGAGACCGGGCGGCAGGAGATGCTGTCGTCCGCCGTGGTGGGGCGGCGGGCCCCGCTGGCGGCGGCGCTGCTCGCCGCCCTGATCGCCAACGCGGCCCTCGCGCTGTTCACCTTCGGCGGGCTCGCGTCGGCCACCGGCGACTCCGCCGGGGCGCTCGCGCTCGGCCTCGCCATCGGGGCGACGGGGATGTTCTTCGCCGGACTCGCTGCGGTCACCGCCCAGTTGAGCGAGAGCGCGCGGCTGGCGAAGGGGCTGGCGGTGGCGGGGCTGGGCGCGGCCTTCGTGCTGCGGGCGGCGGGGGACGTGGCGACGCCCGACGCCTCGTCGCCGCTCAACTGGATCTCGCCGCTGGGCTGGACGGAGAACGTCCGCCCGTACGCGGAGGAGCGTTGGTGGGTGCTGTCGCTGCTGGTCGCGGGGGCGGTGGCACTCGTACGGGCGGCGCAGGTGCTGGCGGGGCGGCGGGACGTGGGCATGAGCTTCCTGCCCGCCAGGCCGGGGCCGGCCGCCGGGCGGCTGTCGTCGGCGTACGGGCTGGCGGTGCGGCTCCAGCGGGGGAGTGTGGCCGCGTGGGCGGCCGGATTCCTGGTCTGCGGCCTTCTCTTCGGCGGTATGGCGGACGGGGTGACGGACCTCGTCGGGGGCAACGCCCAGACCGCTGAGATCTTCCAGCGGATGGGCGGCCGGCAGGAGTTGAGCGAGGCGTTCCTCGCGGCGATGGTCGGCATGCTGGGGATGGTGGCGGCCCTGTACGTCGTCGGGTCCGTGCTGCGACTGCACGGCGAGGAGACCTCGGGGCGGGCCGAGCCGGTGCTGGCGGGGGCGGTGGGGCGGCTCCGGTGGGCGGCGGGGCACCTGGTGATCGCCTTCGGCGGGGCGGTGATCGTGCTGCTGGCCGGAGGGCTGGGGCTGGCGCTCGGGTACGGCAAGGACTTCGGTCCTGTGCTGGGCGCGAGCCTGGTGCAGGTGCCTGCGGTGTGGGCGCTGGGCGGGGTGGCGGTCCTGCTGTACGGCTTCGCGCCCTCGGTGGCGCAGGCCGCGTGGGGGCTGACGGGGTTGTGCCTGGCGGTGGGGTGGATCGGGCCGGTCGTCGGCGCGCCGGACGCGGTGCTGCGGGTGTCGCCGTTCGGGCACCTGCCGAAGGTGCCGGGGGCGGGGATGGAGTGGGGTCCGGTGCTCGTGCTGATGGGGGTCGGGGTTGTGCTGGTGGGGGCGGGTTTGGTGGGGCTGAGGCGGAGGGACGTGGGGGCGTGA
- a CDS encoding diacylglycerol kinase family protein → MVVIDPVARRMDGESVRIAKDVLCAGARTKISLPETGEEFARALARRGRRRPVVIGDDRTLLRTVGLLHRERELAEGGPLGMIPVGDRVALARSLGVPTGTVAAARAVLEGASRRLDLLVDDSDGVVIGGLRVPALGPSGPGAAAGGPPSVWTACRTLVRTLVRPAPPQRVVTYRLRVEADGVLLSDLDAAVEGVSVRSRGGGTVEVEVAGADCASARAAQTVTVSGPDFRYRADGVVGGPVRTRTWTVKEGAWGLVVPPEAAG, encoded by the coding sequence ATGGTGGTCATCGACCCGGTCGCCCGGCGTATGGACGGCGAGTCCGTGCGCATCGCGAAAGACGTGCTGTGTGCCGGGGCACGGACGAAAATCTCTCTTCCGGAGACGGGGGAGGAGTTCGCGCGGGCACTGGCCCGCCGGGGCCGAAGGCGGCCGGTGGTGATCGGCGACGACCGGACGCTGCTGCGGACGGTGGGCCTCCTCCACCGGGAGAGGGAGCTGGCGGAGGGCGGGCCGCTGGGGATGATTCCGGTGGGCGACCGGGTCGCCCTGGCCCGCTCGCTCGGCGTGCCCACGGGCACGGTCGCGGCGGCGCGGGCGGTCCTGGAGGGCGCGTCCCGACGGCTCGACCTGCTGGTAGACGACAGCGACGGGGTGGTCATCGGGGGCCTGCGGGTGCCCGCGCTGGGGCCGTCCGGGCCGGGGGCGGCTGCCGGGGGTCCGCCGTCGGTGTGGACGGCGTGCCGGACGCTGGTGCGGACCCTGGTGCGGCCCGCGCCGCCGCAGCGGGTGGTGACGTACCGGCTGCGGGTGGAGGCGGACGGGGTGCTGCTGAGCGATCTGGACGCGGCGGTGGAGGGGGTTTCGGTACGTTCCCGGGGCGGGGGGACGGTCGAGGTGGAGGTCGCCGGGGCCGACTGCGCGAGCGCCCGTGCCGCCCAGACGGTCACGGTGTCGGGCCCCGACTTCCGCTACCGGGCGGACGGGGTCGTCGGGGGCCCGGTACGGACGCGGACGTGGACGGTGAAGGAGGGGGCGTGGGGCTTGGTGGTCCCCCCGGAGGCGGCGGGCTGA